A window from Dehalococcoidia bacterium encodes these proteins:
- a CDS encoding HAMP domain-containing sensor histidine kinase, which translates to MLQQPAARGGSAEGRAAAEHGFARAWGPVRLLAGDAIAAVLAIAALYLAHQRWPSILDVAGLGIIALATGVAVFGVLARAKARRPRPTEVVLLVLAELTLAAVVAIACVVLLAWTPALTLLAVLAGAAAGIAGRMPASAKGWRARRFHRRRTTAPGGVESSYSAEGADPDAVLYPLAAQIAATGSFACVRVFTLSDDQRALVLRAAASAEQGWVAAPPEHVRLVLDRCPLLAEVLKHGSWRQPGLGIEREAFGQDVGAGLNADAMIAAGPLIATEPARGLVVVKANATASASAFERDLATLRVGLARRRPEICAALATDLVSQIGLPFGRLLRDLPSPLLLLNRYARVIVVNAAAERALGRVAASLIGLRLCAGPQECDCVLHRALRGEGPIVTALDTILVDVVLAESTSTASVWAVAAPGQSGIVAVSLAPEGHAKGGTPEDDLSGLDLTAMMAHDLRSPLTALRVASQLAIEDDVTTDERLYLMGNVARLVERTDKIAADVLDAYQASARPETCRRDRVNLRQGCTALIDELALSAADSSRIHICLDPALTVFADGAKLRTVLRNLLTNAIKHTSPDDSISVSACRFDGEVRITVRDSGPGIAAEVAPRVFDRFYRGGAADERPAGHGLGLFIVRRLVHTMGGQIWLEPGSGQGAAFTFTLPELAPVELVKPALTPTAVAVARSA; encoded by the coding sequence ATGTTGCAGCAGCCAGCAGCCCGCGGTGGTTCGGCCGAAGGCCGTGCCGCCGCCGAACACGGTTTCGCCCGAGCGTGGGGTCCGGTGCGGCTGCTCGCAGGTGACGCAATCGCTGCCGTCCTCGCCATCGCCGCGTTGTACCTCGCCCATCAGCGTTGGCCATCGATACTTGATGTAGCTGGCCTCGGCATCATCGCCCTGGCCACCGGCGTTGCGGTCTTCGGCGTGCTTGCGCGCGCGAAGGCACGGAGGCCCAGGCCAACCGAGGTCGTGTTGCTCGTGCTCGCAGAGCTTACCCTCGCTGCCGTGGTCGCCATCGCCTGCGTCGTCCTGCTTGCCTGGACACCGGCGTTGACGCTGCTTGCGGTCCTCGCAGGTGCAGCGGCAGGCATCGCCGGTCGAATGCCGGCATCCGCGAAGGGCTGGCGCGCCCGTCGCTTCCATCGCCGGCGGACCACCGCGCCAGGCGGCGTCGAGAGTTCATACAGCGCCGAAGGCGCCGACCCAGACGCTGTCCTCTATCCCCTTGCGGCCCAGATCGCGGCCACCGGCAGCTTTGCCTGCGTCCGCGTCTTTACCCTGAGCGACGACCAGCGCGCCCTGGTCCTGCGTGCCGCGGCATCGGCCGAGCAGGGCTGGGTCGCGGCCCCGCCCGAACATGTGCGGCTCGTGCTGGATCGCTGCCCGCTCCTTGCCGAGGTTCTGAAGCACGGTTCGTGGCGGCAGCCTGGCCTGGGAATTGAGCGCGAGGCGTTTGGGCAAGACGTCGGCGCCGGCCTGAACGCGGACGCGATGATTGCGGCCGGCCCGCTGATCGCCACGGAGCCGGCGCGCGGTCTGGTGGTCGTGAAGGCGAACGCCACCGCTTCAGCCAGCGCCTTTGAACGCGATCTTGCGACCCTGCGTGTGGGCCTGGCCCGCCGCCGCCCCGAGATCTGCGCCGCCCTGGCAACGGATCTCGTCAGCCAGATCGGGCTGCCGTTCGGTCGCCTGCTGCGCGACCTCCCGTCGCCGCTGCTGCTGCTGAATCGCTACGCCCGTGTGATCGTGGTCAACGCCGCCGCGGAGCGGGCGCTGGGACGAGTCGCCGCCAGCCTCATCGGCCTCAGGCTCTGCGCTGGTCCGCAGGAATGCGACTGTGTGCTGCATAGGGCGCTGCGCGGCGAAGGTCCGATCGTGACCGCCCTGGACACCATCCTCGTCGACGTTGTTCTGGCCGAGTCCACGTCCACCGCCAGCGTCTGGGCGGTGGCAGCCCCGGGTCAGTCGGGCATCGTTGCCGTTAGCCTCGCGCCCGAGGGGCACGCGAAGGGCGGCACGCCGGAAGACGACCTGAGCGGGCTCGATCTTACCGCGATGATGGCCCACGACCTCCGCTCGCCCCTGACCGCGCTTCGCGTGGCGAGCCAGCTCGCGATCGAAGACGACGTCACCACCGACGAACGCCTCTATCTGATGGGCAACGTCGCGCGTCTCGTCGAGCGCACCGACAAGATTGCCGCCGATGTGCTCGACGCGTACCAGGCTTCGGCGCGTCCCGAAACCTGCCGACGTGACCGGGTAAACCTGCGCCAGGGGTGTACGGCGCTGATCGACGAGCTGGCGTTGTCGGCTGCCGACAGCTCGCGCATCCACATCTGCCTCGATCCGGCCCTGACCGTCTTCGCCGACGGCGCAAAGCTGCGGACCGTGCTGCGCAACCTGCTGACGAATGCGATTAAGCACACGTCACCAGACGACAGCATCTCCGTCTCTGCCTGCCGGTTCGACGGCGAGGTGCGCATCACCGTCCGCGACAGCGGTCCGGGGATCGCCGCCGAGGTGGCGCCGCGCGTGTTCGATCGCTTCTACCGGGGTGGAGCCGCGGACGAGCGCCCGGCCGGCCATGGCCTCGGTCTCTTCATCGTGAGGCGGCTGGTGCACACGATGGGCGGGCAGATCTGGTTGGAGCCCGGAAGCGGTCAGGGCGCCGCATTCACGTTCACGCTTCCCGAGCTCGCGCCGGTGGAACTCGTCAAGCCGGCACTCACGCCGACCGCCGTTGCCGTGGCTCGCAGCGCCTGA
- a CDS encoding response regulator transcription factor: MPAREAISVLIADPSAIRRLAIGDVLRRHKGIVLIGEADGEASACAMSADHQPAVCLAHAVLLSTSPAWLDRLHSAAPYTTVLVYGANPAADTASELLRAGVRGLIAPDTTAAQFVQLLSVVGSRQVERRGPGSNLALPVLLTSDEGVAPPRAAAPARLTGHQLEVLDLVAAGHSNREIAWRLGRSEHTVRAHLRTAYRRIGARNRAQAVSWLIGAGLYQEERPPGGIADTDVVELREGG; encoded by the coding sequence TTGCCTGCACGGGAAGCGATCAGTGTCCTCATCGCCGATCCGAGCGCTATTCGGCGGCTGGCGATCGGCGACGTGCTGCGCCGGCACAAAGGGATCGTCCTCATCGGTGAAGCCGATGGTGAAGCGTCCGCATGCGCGATGTCCGCCGACCACCAGCCCGCCGTCTGCCTGGCCCACGCGGTGCTGCTGAGCACAAGCCCGGCCTGGCTCGATCGGCTACACTCGGCCGCGCCGTATACCACGGTGCTGGTGTATGGCGCGAACCCTGCGGCGGATACCGCCAGTGAGCTGCTTCGCGCCGGAGTTCGTGGCCTCATCGCGCCAGATACCACCGCGGCACAGTTCGTCCAGCTCCTGAGCGTCGTCGGCTCGCGCCAGGTCGAGAGACGCGGTCCCGGCAGCAACCTTGCTCTCCCAGTTCTGCTCACATCCGACGAAGGCGTTGCCCCGCCACGGGCTGCCGCCCCGGCTCGCTTGACAGGACATCAACTCGAGGTGCTCGACCTTGTGGCCGCCGGCCATTCGAATCGCGAGATCGCCTGGCGACTCGGCCGCTCCGAACACACCGTTCGGGCGCACCTGCGGACGGCCTACAGGCGCATCGGCGCACGGAACCGCGCCCAGGCGGTGAGCTGGCTGATCGGCGCCGGGCTGTATCAGGAGGAGCGTCCACCCGGCGGGATCGCGGATACCGACGTCGTGGAACTCCGGGAGGGGGGCTGA
- a CDS encoding response regulator transcription factor, which yields MKQAGALPDADHQGAAVRLLISTQHVLLAEGIRSLAHERPGIVTRVACEERALTDALQSWAPTVVLVDAISRVQRIADATMLNGAGSEPAVVVLAPDEPVQIEVALLAGARGFIPHGASAGSLFACIEAVSRGEWGLPRNFVGELVEEYLSRRSDRPALVMPLEARERQILELFAGGMSAAKIGDCLFLSESAIRTELRILKRKFGATSRARLVALALRNGVVPQSEPPAAAWDRSEAGPDAAAL from the coding sequence ATGAAGCAGGCGGGTGCGCTGCCGGATGCGGATCATCAGGGCGCGGCGGTACGGTTGCTGATCTCGACGCAGCACGTCCTCTTGGCGGAGGGTATCCGCTCGCTCGCTCACGAGCGGCCCGGCATCGTCACCCGGGTCGCCTGTGAGGAGCGGGCGCTGACCGATGCCCTGCAGTCCTGGGCGCCAACGGTCGTCCTCGTCGACGCGATCAGCCGCGTCCAGCGCATCGCGGACGCGACCATGCTCAATGGTGCGGGCAGCGAACCCGCCGTGGTCGTCCTCGCGCCGGATGAGCCGGTTCAGATCGAAGTCGCGCTGCTGGCCGGCGCCCGCGGGTTTATTCCGCACGGGGCCAGCGCCGGCTCGCTGTTTGCCTGCATTGAGGCGGTCTCGCGCGGGGAATGGGGACTGCCCCGCAACTTCGTCGGCGAACTGGTTGAGGAGTATCTCTCAAGGAGAAGCGATCGACCCGCGCTGGTCATGCCGCTCGAAGCGCGAGAACGGCAGATTCTGGAGCTGTTTGCGGGCGGCATGAGCGCCGCGAAGATCGGTGACTGTCTTTTTCTCTCCGAGAGTGCCATACGGACGGAACTGCGTATCCTGAAGCGCAAGTTCGGCGCGACCAGCAGGGCGCGGCTCGTGGCGCTTGCCCTGCGCAATGGCGTGGTTCCGCAGAGCGAACCGCCGGCCGCCGCGTGGGATCGGTCCGAAGCCGGCCCTGACGCGGCTGCGCTGTGA